Part of the Methanolobus chelungpuianus genome is shown below.
TGTTTGCCAGGATGAAGGACAAGGCAGCACAGACCACCCGATTCGGGGAGCTTATCAGTGTTGAACCCTATGTCACCGGGAACACTGTCTATCTGCGCTTTTCCTATGACACCAAGGATGCCATGGGCATGAACATGGTTACGATCGCTACGGAATCCCTGATGTCTCTCATAGAGGACGAGTTTGGGGCCATCCCTGTGTCCCTTTCAGGCAATATGTGCATCGACAAGAAACCTGCTGCAATAAACACCATTCTTGGCAGGGGTAAAACTGTTGCTGCAGATGTTGTGATCCCTAAAGGGCTTGTGGAGGAACGTCTCAAGTGCACGCCTGAGAGCATGGTGGATGTCAACTACCGGAAGAACCTGCTTGGATCTGCACGTGCCGGTGCGCTTGGTTTTAATGCACATGCTGCAAACATCATAGCTGCAATGTTCATCGCCTGCGGGCAGGATGCGGCTCATGTTGTGGAGGGCAGCACTGCCATTACCACCATGGAACTGACAAAGTACGGTGATCTCTATTGTGCTGTCACTCTTCCGGCCCTTCCGGTGGGTACTGTAGGAGGTGGCACCGGCCTCGGGCCCCAGAGCGACTGTCTGAGGCTTTTAGGTGTAAAGGGATCGGGAACTCCTCCGGGCACAAATTCCAGGAAACTGGCAGAGATCGTGGCTTCAGCTGTGCTCGCAGGAGAGATATCCCTGATAGGAGCCCAGGCTGCGGGACACCTCGCCAGGGCTCACGCAGAGCTAGGGCGTTGAGAGGGAATAAAATACACTTGTGGCTTGAAGACGGAATTTCCACCTCCAAAGC
Proteins encoded:
- the hmgA gene encoding hydroxymethylglutaryl-CoA reductase (NADPH) translates to MTIRDDLNDNEKDILEKVIKGDISFHRIDSLTDKETAVKIRRYALEEGSGIELEHIRTCSLSIEDATKRNIENMIGTVQVPLGVAGPLKVKGEFAEGSYHIPLATTEGALVASVNRGCSVITGSDGANVRIFQDVMTRAPVFRLDNVVKARDFADWVKDPGVFARMKDKAAQTTRFGELISVEPYVTGNTVYLRFSYDTKDAMGMNMVTIATESLMSLIEDEFGAIPVSLSGNMCIDKKPAAINTILGRGKTVAADVVIPKGLVEERLKCTPESMVDVNYRKNLLGSARAGALGFNAHAANIIAAMFIACGQDAAHVVEGSTAITTMELTKYGDLYCAVTLPALPVGTVGGGTGLGPQSDCLRLLGVKGSGTPPGTNSRKLAEIVASAVLAGEISLIGAQAAGHLARAHAELGR